A genomic segment from Vicinamibacteria bacterium encodes:
- a CDS encoding ABC transporter permease → MRDWALYVREQLSHVDWDEATRSRVVQELSEMMEAYEGAALEDGASPEQARFAAEGQVPDWEALISQIQESAVNVPGRRSPFAWRSIHSGRRFTLLSGIGKDLRSAVRSLAKYPAFAAIVILTLALGIGANAAIFSLVDAVLLTPLPFEDPDELVRVFSTHPENSYQPAGVSTGDVVDWRRRNDVFEGIGAWYVMGRTLSTEQTVEVVNVAQVSEDFFTVLRTSPMLGRTFTPEETARATFNSAAAHTGTDPVMVISHRAWQQRFGADASILDQSLVLDRQSWRVIGVMPPDFDFPSPDVELWIPWSFEGKRPHDQRYLGAIARLKTRVTLDAAEAGMNAIAAALGKELPESNDGWQVALVPLYEDIVSDSRATLAIVLGAVITVLLVACVNIASLQLVRIGERQREIVLRLALGASRARLARQYLAESLLLAILGGALAIPSAIGVLSAMGALLPEGIPRWNDIGLSASLLSCAAVLTACVGVFFGLVPLAASPGQALSATINEASGRTAGGAARWERLRKLLVVSELGMAVVLLAATGLLVRSFVHLIAVDVGFRPDQVIVLPITLDNHEYDSGGKTRAYYKSLTEKLAGVPGVVSVGGVTALPMSPIGPDFDRPIWAEGEIPPPGGSRRADIRMATPGYFPTLGISVLRGRAFDDTDTPDSSKVVMVNEILARQIWPGEDPIGKRLVIDYSTAGTYPYEVVGMVNDVRFYGLRSMPRAELYLPHAQRSYLIMNIAVRTEVEPEALVPDLRRAVLEVDPMQPAYGVMPLRELVRSSVARDRFAMVLIGSFGVLALALALLGIFGVLSYHVGQRTHEVGVRAALGASRRDIVAMMLSAGLRLSLAGIGLGVLLSLLSMHWLTSMLFGVSPVDPLTFGIVTVLPAAGALVACYLPARRAAAVDPVIALRHE, encoded by the coding sequence ATGCGTGACTGGGCGCTCTACGTCCGAGAGCAATTGAGCCATGTCGACTGGGACGAGGCTACGCGTTCTCGCGTCGTCCAAGAGCTCTCCGAGATGATGGAGGCGTACGAGGGCGCGGCACTCGAGGACGGCGCGAGCCCAGAACAGGCACGCTTTGCCGCCGAGGGTCAAGTTCCCGATTGGGAGGCGTTGATCTCACAAATCCAGGAGTCGGCGGTGAACGTTCCCGGGCGACGCTCGCCCTTCGCGTGGAGATCGATACACTCGGGACGGAGGTTCACATTGCTGTCGGGAATCGGTAAAGATCTGCGGTCGGCCGTTCGGTCGCTCGCCAAATATCCCGCTTTCGCGGCGATCGTCATTCTCACTCTGGCGCTGGGAATCGGGGCCAACGCCGCCATATTCAGTCTGGTCGACGCGGTGCTCTTGACTCCGCTCCCATTCGAGGATCCCGACGAGCTGGTGCGAGTGTTCAGCACCCACCCCGAGAATTCCTACCAGCCTGCCGGGGTATCCACCGGTGACGTGGTCGACTGGCGGCGCCGCAATGACGTCTTCGAAGGGATCGGCGCCTGGTACGTCATGGGGCGCACGCTTTCGACCGAGCAAACCGTCGAGGTCGTGAACGTTGCCCAGGTGTCGGAGGATTTCTTCACCGTCTTGAGGACCTCTCCCATGCTCGGACGGACGTTCACACCTGAAGAAACCGCGCGTGCTACTTTCAATAGCGCTGCCGCACACACCGGCACCGATCCGGTCATGGTCATCAGCCATCGCGCCTGGCAGCAACGTTTCGGGGCCGACGCCTCGATCCTGGACCAGAGCCTCGTCCTCGATCGTCAGAGCTGGCGCGTTATCGGAGTCATGCCCCCTGACTTCGACTTTCCCAGTCCCGATGTTGAGCTCTGGATTCCCTGGAGCTTCGAGGGCAAGCGGCCGCACGATCAGCGCTATCTCGGCGCGATCGCGCGCTTGAAGACGCGTGTCACACTCGATGCCGCGGAGGCAGGAATGAACGCCATCGCGGCGGCTCTGGGAAAGGAGCTTCCCGAGTCGAACGATGGCTGGCAGGTGGCACTCGTTCCGCTCTACGAGGACATCGTGAGCGACTCACGAGCCACGCTCGCCATCGTGTTAGGCGCGGTGATCACCGTGCTGCTCGTCGCCTGCGTCAATATCGCGAGCCTCCAGCTCGTGAGGATTGGCGAGCGCCAGAGAGAGATCGTGCTTCGCCTCGCGCTCGGCGCTTCTCGCGCGCGCCTCGCGAGGCAGTACCTGGCCGAGAGCCTTTTGCTGGCGATCCTGGGGGGCGCGCTTGCTATCCCGTCCGCGATCGGTGTCCTGAGCGCCATGGGAGCCTTGTTGCCCGAGGGAATTCCTCGATGGAACGATATCGGGCTCAGCGCGAGCCTGCTCAGCTGCGCGGCCGTTTTGACTGCGTGCGTCGGGGTCTTTTTCGGGCTCGTGCCACTCGCGGCCTCGCCCGGGCAGGCCTTGTCGGCCACCATCAACGAGGCCTCGGGCCGCACGGCCGGAGGTGCTGCGCGCTGGGAGCGTTTGCGCAAGCTGCTGGTCGTCTCGGAGCTCGGGATGGCCGTGGTGCTCCTGGCGGCCACGGGGCTCCTGGTAAGAAGTTTCGTCCACCTGATCGCGGTCGACGTCGGGTTTCGTCCCGACCAAGTCATCGTATTGCCGATCACCCTCGACAACCACGAGTACGACAGCGGCGGCAAGACTCGTGCTTACTACAAGAGCCTCACGGAGAAGCTCGCGGGAGTACCCGGTGTCGTCTCGGTCGGAGGGGTCACCGCGCTACCCATGAGTCCGATCGGGCCCGATTTCGATCGGCCCATCTGGGCGGAGGGAGAGATTCCACCACCGGGAGGCTCCCGCCGAGCCGACATTCGCATGGCCACACCGGGCTATTTCCCGACGCTCGGCATTTCCGTTCTGCGAGGGCGAGCCTTCGACGACACCGATACCCCGGACTCGTCCAAAGTCGTCATGGTGAACGAGATCCTGGCACGTCAGATCTGGCCCGGTGAGGACCCGATCGGCAAGCGGTTGGTGATCGACTACAGCACCGCTGGAACCTACCCCTATGAGGTCGTGGGCATGGTGAACGACGTCCGGTTCTATGGCCTCCGCTCGATGCCGAGAGCGGAGCTCTACCTGCCTCATGCGCAGCGCTCGTACTTGATCATGAACATCGCCGTTCGCACCGAGGTTGAGCCCGAAGCGCTGGTGCCAGATCTCAGGAGGGCGGTGCTCGAAGTGGATCCCATGCAGCCCGCGTACGGCGTCATGCCGCTTCGGGAACTGGTCCGGAGCTCTGTGGCTCGAGATCGCTTCGCCATGGTCCTGATCGGAAGCTTCGGTGTGCTGGCGCTCGCGCTGGCGTTGTTGGGGATTTTTGGCGTCCTCTCCTACCACGTGGGGCAGCGTACGCACGAGGTGGGTGTCCGCGCCGCTCTCGGCGCTTCTCGAAGAGACATCGTGGCAATGATGCTGTCGGCCGGGCTTCGTCTGTCCCTTGCCGGCATTGGTCTGGGCGTCCTCCTCTCTCTGTTATCGATGCATTGGCTCACGAGCATGCTGTTCGGCGTGAGTCCCGTGGACCCCCTGACCTTCGGGATCGTGACCGTGCTGCCCGCGGCAGGCGCTCTCGTCGCCTGCTACCTGCCCGCCAGACGGGCTGCCGCAGTGGATCCGGTCATCGCGCTCCGCCACGAGTGA